A window from Lachnoanaerobaculum umeaense encodes these proteins:
- the rlmB gene encoding 23S rRNA (guanosine(2251)-2'-O)-methyltransferase RlmB, with the protein MNENAIEGRNVIIEAFRGGKTIDKLYVQDGLKDYTISTILREAKKHGTYVNFVGKDRLDSMSETGKHQGVIAIVAAYEYASVGDILEKARQNNEPPVVFILDGIEDPHNLGAIIRTANLSGAHGVIIPKHRAVGLTAAVARASAGAINYTPVAKVTNINKTMSELKDAGMWFVCADMGGDRMYDLDLTGSIGLVIGNEGDGVSESVKKNCDFIASIPMKGDIDSLNASVACGILAYEIVRQRIAKGAKYEK; encoded by the coding sequence ATGAATGAAAATGCTATTGAAGGCAGAAATGTCATTATAGAAGCCTTTAGAGGTGGTAAGACTATTGACAAGTTATATGTGCAGGATGGACTAAAGGATTATACAATTTCCACAATACTCAGAGAAGCTAAAAAGCATGGTACCTATGTGAACTTTGTAGGTAAGGATAGGCTTGACAGTATGAGTGAAACCGGAAAGCATCAAGGTGTTATAGCTATTGTTGCGGCTTATGAGTATGCAAGTGTAGGGGATATTTTGGAGAAGGCAAGACAAAATAATGAACCTCCAGTTGTATTTATTTTGGACGGTATAGAGGATCCTCACAATTTGGGTGCTATTATAAGGACGGCAAATCTTAGCGGTGCACATGGTGTGATCATACCTAAGCATAGAGCTGTAGGGCTTACTGCAGCAGTAGCAAGAGCATCTGCCGGTGCTATAAATTATACTCCGGTAGCAAAGGTTACAAATATAAATAAGACCATGTCTGAGTTAAAGGATGCAGGAATGTGGTTTGTATGTGCCGATATGGGTGGAGACAGAATGTATGATTTGGATCTAACAGGAAGTATTGGACTTGTTATCGGAAATGAGGGAGATGGAGTAAGTGAAAGTGTTAAGAAGAATTGTGATTTTATAGCTTCTATACCTATGAAGGGTGATATAGACTCATTGAATGCATCTGTTGCCTGTGGTATATTGGCATATGAAATAGTTAGACAAAGAATTGCGAAAGGAGCAAAATATGAGAAATGA
- a CDS encoding L-lactate dehydrogenase, translating to MRNDKRKVVLVGCGMVGMSYAYAMLNQNAVDELVLIDVNKLRAEGEAMDLNHGLAFSGSHMRIWAGDYSDCTNADIVVICAGVAQAPGENRRDLLKRNMVVFKSIIDPITESGFNGIFLVATNPVDIMTEITYKLSGFNPRRVIGSGTALDSARLRYLLGSYIQADPRSVHAYVIGEHGDSEFVPWSNATLATKPITDIIAESNGKLSIEELDRIEEDVRTAAYKIIEAKRATYYGIGMSLTRITKAILGDENSVLTVSANLRGEYGQNDVFVGVPCVINSAGIQRILEFSLTDEEKAKFAKSCDELRATYAELEDK from the coding sequence ATGAGAAATGATAAAAGAAAAGTCGTACTTGTAGGATGTGGAATGGTGGGCATGAGTTATGCATATGCTATGCTAAATCAAAATGCAGTTGATGAGCTGGTTCTTATAGATGTAAATAAACTAAGGGCCGAGGGTGAGGCTATGGATTTAAATCATGGTTTGGCTTTTTCAGGTTCACATATGAGAATATGGGCAGGTGATTACAGTGACTGTACAAATGCTGATATAGTTGTTATATGTGCAGGTGTGGCTCAGGCTCCGGGAGAAAACAGAAGAGATCTTTTGAAGAGAAATATGGTAGTTTTTAAATCTATCATAGATCCTATTACAGAGAGCGGATTTAATGGTATATTCCTTGTGGCTACAAATCCGGTGGATATAATGACTGAAATCACATACAAACTTTCAGGTTTTAATCCTAGAAGAGTAATAGGCTCAGGTACTGCACTTGATTCTGCCAGACTTAGATATCTTCTTGGATCATATATTCAGGCGGATCCAAGAAGTGTACATGCCTATGTTATAGGAGAACATGGAGATTCAGAGTTTGTACCATGGTCCAATGCAACGCTTGCAACTAAGCCTATTACTGATATTATTGCCGAATCAAATGGTAAATTAAGTATAGAAGAGCTTGATCGTATTGAGGAAGATGTAAGGACAGCAGCATATAAGATAATAGAGGCGAAGAGAGCTACATATTATGGAATTGGAATGAGTCTTACTAGAATTACAAAGGCAATACTTGGAGATGAGAACTCAGTGCTTACAGTATCAGCAAATTTGCGTGGCGAGTATGGACAAAATGATGTTTTCGTTGGAGTACCATGCGTGATAAACAGTGCAGGTATTCAAAGAATATTGGAATTTTCACTTACCGACGAAGAAAAGGCAAAATTTGCAAAATCATGTGACGAGCTTAGGGCAACTTATGCCGAGCTTGAAGATAAATAA
- a CDS encoding MaoC family dehydratase: MAGKSIEEIAIGEKASFSKTITEGDVYLYAGIIGDLNPAHIDEEAAKKGIFGKRIAHGMLTAGLVSTVLGMKLPGEGTIYMGQELKFTKPVYFGDTITATVEACEKVKDKFLKLKTTCTNQNGEVVLDGEAMVLPPKKEAN, from the coding sequence ATGGCGGGAAAAAGTATTGAAGAGATTGCTATTGGCGAAAAAGCATCTTTTTCCAAAACCATCACAGAAGGAGATGTGTATTTGTACGCAGGTATTATAGGAGATTTAAATCCTGCACACATCGATGAGGAGGCAGCAAAGAAAGGGATTTTCGGAAAGAGAATTGCTCATGGTATGCTTACAGCCGGACTTGTATCCACAGTACTTGGAATGAAACTTCCTGGAGAAGGTACTATATATATGGGACAGGAACTTAAGTTTACAAAACCTGTCTATTTCGGAGATACAATTACAGCAACTGTGGAAGCATGCGAGAAGGTAAAGGATAAATTCCTTAAGTTAAAAACAACATGCACAAATCAAAACGGAGAAGTTGTTTTAGATGGTGAGGCTATGGTACTTCCACCTAAAAAGGAGGCTAATTAA
- a CDS encoding acyl CoA:acetate/3-ketoacid CoA transferase: protein MRVQFLTAREAADLITDNSTIAINGFVGIGAAEEIQEKLKERYEETKSPRDLTLYYAAGQGDGKERALNLLDGEGLLKRVVGGHWNLAPKLQKLVLDNKIEAYNFPQGVISHMFRSSASGEKATISKIGLETFVDPTQGGGKLNEVTKEDLVKKIELEGEEYLYYLAPKIDFTIIRGTFADELGNISLEDEVATLDATNMALACKNNGGKVIVQVKDIVGANTLDPRLVKIPGVLVDVVVKCTDAYKYHEQVFGEEYNPAYCGNAKTLLSRVEPPKLDNRKVIGRRGAMEMNAYSLVNLGIGIPELVGAVANEEGQGDKITLSVESGITGGVPLGGIKFGGVINPQSILDQDVQFDLYNGGGLDATFLGLAQCDEEGNINVSKFGPKIPGCGGFINISQSTKRIVFCGTFTAGGLKEKIEDGKLVILEEGREKKFIKKVEQITFSAKYANDTNQEVLYVTERCVFKLTKDGLLLIEIAPGVDLEKDILAHMDFKPIIADDLKLMDERIFKDALMGLEL from the coding sequence ATGAGAGTACAATTCCTAACTGCAAGAGAAGCAGCAGATTTAATTACAGATAATTCGACTATAGCTATAAATGGATTTGTTGGAATAGGTGCGGCAGAGGAGATACAGGAAAAATTAAAGGAAAGATATGAGGAGACAAAGTCACCTAGAGATTTGACACTTTATTATGCTGCCGGTCAAGGTGATGGAAAGGAGAGAGCACTCAATCTTTTGGATGGAGAAGGACTCTTAAAGAGAGTTGTTGGTGGACATTGGAATTTGGCTCCGAAGTTACAGAAACTGGTTCTCGACAATAAAATTGAGGCATACAATTTTCCTCAGGGCGTGATTTCACATATGTTCCGTTCTTCAGCATCAGGCGAAAAGGCTACTATTAGTAAGATAGGTCTTGAAACTTTTGTAGACCCTACTCAAGGCGGTGGAAAGCTGAATGAGGTAACAAAGGAAGATTTGGTTAAAAAGATAGAGCTTGAAGGTGAAGAATATCTTTATTATTTAGCGCCAAAGATTGATTTTACGATTATAAGAGGTACTTTTGCTGATGAACTTGGAAATATCAGTTTGGAAGATGAGGTTGCTACACTTGACGCAACAAATATGGCACTTGCCTGTAAGAACAATGGCGGAAAGGTCATTGTACAGGTAAAGGATATAGTAGGTGCAAATACTCTTGATCCAAGACTTGTAAAGATTCCGGGAGTGCTTGTAGATGTGGTTGTTAAATGTACTGATGCATATAAATATCATGAGCAGGTATTTGGTGAAGAGTATAATCCTGCATATTGTGGAAATGCTAAGACATTGCTCAGTAGAGTTGAACCTCCAAAGCTTGATAACAGAAAAGTTATAGGCAGAAGAGGTGCTATGGAGATGAATGCATACTCTTTAGTTAACCTTGGTATAGGTATTCCTGAACTTGTAGGTGCAGTTGCTAATGAGGAAGGTCAGGGAGATAAGATTACTCTTAGTGTAGAGTCAGGAATAACCGGAGGAGTTCCTCTTGGAGGTATCAAATTCGGAGGAGTAATCAATCCACAGTCTATATTAGATCAGGATGTACAGTTTGACCTTTACAATGGTGGAGGATTAGATGCTACATTCCTTGGACTGGCACAGTGCGATGAAGAGGGTAATATAAACGTATCTAAGTTTGGACCGAAGATTCCGGGTTGTGGAGGATTTATTAATATCTCTCAAAGTACAAAGAGAATTGTATTCTGTGGTACTTTCACAGCAGGTGGCTTAAAGGAGAAGATTGAGGATGGAAAGCTTGTTATCCTTGAAGAGGGTAGAGAAAAGAAATTCATCAAGAAAGTTGAGCAGATAACCTTCTCTGCAAAGTATGCTAATGATACAAATCAAGAAGTTTTGTATGTCACAGAAAGATGCGTTTTCAAGCTAACAAAGGATGGCCTTTTGTTAATAGAAATTGCACCGGGAGTAGATCTTGAAAAAGATATTCTTGCACATATGGATTTTAAGCCTATCATTGCTGATGACTTAAAACTTATGGATGAAAGAATTTTCAAGGATGCTTTAATGGGTTTGGAGTTATAA
- a CDS encoding GntP family permease, protein MQIIGILGIILSLGLLMYLAFKGFSVVAVAPLLALLAVVIGTLSMGEDPHLMAHYTEVFMVSLGKYVRNYFPIFLLGAIFGKMLEDSGSADAISGFITSKLGSHMAILSVVLSCSLLTYGGVSLFVVAFAIYPIGAKLFKEVEIPKRILPGAIALGAFTYTMTAIPGSPQIQNAIPMKYFGTDAFAAPVLGIIATVIMFGLGMAWLSFRAKTAKQKGEGYGQHNEHFKTGEEKKDLPPFIIALAPILAVLVINYVLSRIIYPSIDGSYLEAKPYETTLKAVTGNWSLIIALFVGIIITVVLNFKRFDDVVKTMTVGTNGSFLAIFNTASETGYGNVIAGLSAFAIISSGIVSISSNPLVGTAVSSSVLAGVTGSASGGLSIALETMGKQFLEIAVSRGINPQVLHRVASIACGGMDTLPHNGAVITLLGITGMTHKDSYADIGMCTVIIPLIAVTVIIICASFGIV, encoded by the coding sequence ATGCAGATTATTGGAATTTTAGGAATTATTCTATCTCTTGGGCTTCTTATGTACCTTGCATTTAAAGGCTTTTCAGTTGTTGCTGTTGCACCACTCTTGGCTTTACTTGCAGTAGTTATTGGTACATTATCAATGGGAGAAGACCCACATTTAATGGCACATTACACCGAAGTATTTATGGTGAGTCTTGGAAAATATGTTCGTAACTATTTCCCAATATTTTTACTTGGTGCTATTTTTGGAAAAATGCTTGAGGATTCAGGCTCGGCAGATGCTATTTCAGGTTTTATCACATCAAAACTTGGAAGCCATATGGCAATCTTGTCAGTTGTATTGTCATGTTCATTGTTGACATACGGTGGTGTATCTTTGTTCGTTGTTGCTTTTGCAATTTACCCAATTGGAGCAAAGCTTTTTAAAGAAGTTGAGATTCCAAAGAGAATTCTCCCGGGTGCTATTGCATTAGGTGCATTTACATATACAATGACTGCAATCCCTGGTTCACCACAGATTCAAAATGCTATACCTATGAAGTATTTTGGAACAGACGCATTTGCTGCTCCTGTACTTGGTATTATTGCAACAGTTATAATGTTTGGACTTGGAATGGCTTGGTTATCATTCCGTGCAAAGACAGCTAAACAAAAGGGTGAAGGATATGGACAGCATAATGAGCATTTTAAGACAGGTGAAGAGAAGAAGGATTTACCTCCATTTATAATAGCACTTGCTCCAATCCTTGCAGTTCTTGTTATAAACTATGTTTTATCAAGAATAATTTATCCTAGCATTGATGGAAGCTATCTTGAGGCTAAACCATATGAAACAACTTTAAAGGCTGTAACAGGAAACTGGTCTTTGATTATAGCTTTGTTTGTGGGTATTATTATAACAGTTGTACTTAATTTTAAGAGATTTGACGATGTAGTAAAGACTATGACAGTTGGAACTAATGGTTCATTCCTTGCAATATTCAATACAGCATCAGAGACTGGTTATGGTAATGTTATTGCAGGTCTTTCAGCATTTGCAATAATAAGCTCCGGAATAGTAAGTATATCTTCTAATCCATTGGTAGGAACAGCGGTTTCAAGTTCTGTTTTGGCAGGTGTTACAGGATCAGCATCAGGTGGATTGTCTATAGCACTTGAGACTATGGGAAAACAGTTCCTTGAAATAGCAGTTTCAAGAGGAATTAATCCACAGGTGCTTCATAGAGTTGCTTCTATAGCTTGTGGTGGTATGGATACATTGCCACATAATGGTGCGGTTATTACATTGCTAGGTATTACAGGAATGACACATAAAGATTCATATGCAGATATCGGTATGTGTACAGTAATCATTCCGTTAATAGCTGTAACTGTAATTATAATTTGTGCAAGCTTTGGAATAGTTTAA
- a CDS encoding enoyl-CoA hydratase-related protein, whose translation MNFINYEQDGMVGIITINRPEALNALNSAVLDELNGCLDGIDTNVVRAIVLTGAGNKSFVAGADIGEMSKLSPAEGEAFGKKGNDVFRKIETFPIPVIAAVNGFALGGGCEIAMSCDIRICSDNAMFGQPEVGLGITPGFGGTQRLARLVGAGMAKQLIYTARNIKADEALRIGLVNAVYPQEELLGVAKKMAGNIAQNAPIAVRACKKAINDGLDAKMDDAIVIEEKLFGSCFATHDQVEGMSAFLEKRKEKNFTNS comes from the coding sequence GTGAATTTTATAAATTATGAACAGGACGGAATGGTAGGTATCATTACAATTAACAGACCTGAGGCTTTGAATGCTTTGAATTCAGCTGTGTTGGATGAACTGAATGGTTGCTTGGATGGTATTGATACAAATGTTGTGAGAGCTATTGTTTTGACAGGTGCAGGAAATAAGTCATTTGTAGCAGGTGCCGATATTGGTGAGATGAGTAAGCTTAGTCCCGCAGAGGGTGAAGCTTTCGGAAAGAAGGGAAATGATGTATTCAGAAAGATTGAGACTTTCCCAATACCTGTTATAGCTGCCGTAAACGGATTTGCACTTGGGGGTGGATGCGAGATTGCAATGAGTTGTGATATTCGTATATGTTCCGATAATGCAATGTTTGGTCAGCCGGAGGTTGGACTTGGTATTACACCGGGATTTGGTGGAACGCAGAGACTTGCAAGATTGGTTGGTGCCGGAATGGCAAAACAGCTGATTTATACAGCAAGAAACATAAAGGCAGATGAAGCATTGAGAATCGGACTTGTTAATGCGGTATATCCACAAGAGGAGCTTTTGGGAGTCGCTAAGAAGATGGCCGGTAATATAGCACAGAATGCACCTATTGCAGTTCGTGCATGTAAGAAGGCTATTAATGATGGACTTGACGCAAAGATGGATGACGCTATAGTTATCGAAGAGAAACTGTTTGGTAGTTGTTTTGCAACACATGACCAGGTAGAAGGTATGAGTGCTTTCCTTGAGAAGAGAAAAGAAAAGAATTTTACTAATTCATAG
- a CDS encoding acyl-CoA dehydrogenase has product MDFTLDKKHEMARALFREFAEKEVKPLAVEVDETEVFPRETVTKLAKYGFLGIPVAKEYGGQGADPLAYIMCVEELSKVCATTGVIVSAHTSLCADPIFMYGTPEQKEKYLVPLANGEKLGAFALTEPNAGTDAQGAVTKAVLDGDEYVLNGSKIFITNGKEADIYVVIACTEIKVDAKGRQKKIFSAFIVEKDTPGFGFGTKEKKMGIRGSSTYELIFTDCRVPKENMLGPAGKGFGIAMHTLDGGRIGIAAQALGIAEGALERTVAYVKERKQFGRSIGAFQNTQFELANMATKVKAAQMLVYRAAMAKATQKNYSEEAAMAKLFAAEVAMEVTTKAVQLHGGYGYTREYEIERMMRDAKITEVYEGTSEVQRMVISGGLLK; this is encoded by the coding sequence ATGGATTTTACTTTAGACAAGAAACATGAGATGGCAAGAGCCCTCTTTAGGGAGTTTGCCGAAAAGGAAGTAAAACCTCTTGCGGTAGAGGTAGATGAAACAGAAGTATTTCCAAGAGAAACTGTAACTAAGCTTGCAAAGTACGGTTTTCTTGGTATTCCTGTAGCAAAGGAGTATGGAGGACAGGGAGCTGATCCATTAGCTTACATTATGTGCGTAGAAGAGCTGTCAAAGGTTTGTGCTACAACAGGTGTTATCGTTTCAGCACATACATCACTTTGTGCAGATCCTATTTTCATGTATGGAACACCTGAACAGAAGGAAAAATACCTTGTACCATTGGCAAATGGTGAGAAGCTTGGAGCTTTTGCACTTACAGAGCCTAACGCAGGTACAGATGCACAGGGTGCGGTTACAAAGGCTGTACTTGATGGTGATGAGTATGTACTTAATGGCTCAAAGATTTTTATCACAAATGGTAAAGAAGCAGATATCTATGTTGTAATAGCATGTACAGAGATAAAGGTAGATGCAAAGGGAAGACAAAAGAAGATTTTCTCTGCATTTATAGTTGAGAAGGATACACCGGGATTCGGATTCGGAACAAAGGAAAAGAAGATGGGTATCAGAGGTTCATCTACTTATGAGCTTATATTTACAGATTGCAGAGTTCCAAAGGAGAACATGCTCGGCCCTGCAGGTAAGGGATTCGGTATAGCAATGCATACTCTTGATGGTGGTCGTATCGGTATTGCTGCACAGGCACTAGGTATAGCAGAGGGAGCACTTGAGAGAACAGTTGCATATGTAAAAGAGAGAAAGCAGTTTGGAAGATCTATCGGTGCATTCCAAAATACACAGTTTGAGTTAGCGAATATGGCAACCAAAGTAAAAGCGGCACAGATGCTTGTATATAGAGCAGCTATGGCTAAAGCAACCCAGAAGAATTATTCAGAGGAAGCAGCTATGGCTAAGTTGTTTGCGGCAGAAGTAGCTATGGAAGTTACTACAAAGGCAGTACAGCTTCACGGTGGATATGGATATACAAGAGAATATGAGATTGAAAGAATGATGCGTGATGCTAAGATTACAGAAGTGTACGAGGGAACAAGCGAAGTACAAAGAATGGTAATTTCAGGCGGATTGCTTAAATAA
- a CDS encoding electron transfer flavoprotein subunit beta/FixA family protein, which translates to MKIVVCIKQVPDTKGGVVFNPDGTLNRGAMLTIMNPDDKAGLEAALRLKDKYGAEVTVVTMGLPKADEVLREALAMGADNAVLITDRVLGGADTWATSQTIAGALRKLEYDLIITGRQAIDGDTAQVGPQISEHLDIPVISYAQKIEIDGDSVVVERQFDDRYHVLKAKMPVLVTALSELNEPRYMTPGGIFDAYDKEVTVLSRADLIDVDDSNIGLKGSPTQIAKASDKVRKGAGEQVNLGASESVDYIIGKLKETHII; encoded by the coding sequence ATGAAGATAGTTGTTTGTATTAAACAAGTGCCTGATACAAAGGGCGGAGTTGTTTTCAACCCTGACGGCACATTAAATAGAGGAGCTATGCTTACAATTATGAACCCGGATGATAAGGCGGGTCTTGAGGCAGCTCTTAGACTTAAAGATAAATATGGTGCAGAAGTTACAGTTGTTACTATGGGACTTCCAAAGGCTGATGAAGTACTTAGAGAAGCGTTGGCAATGGGAGCAGACAATGCTGTACTTATAACAGACAGAGTACTTGGTGGAGCAGATACATGGGCTACATCACAGACTATAGCAGGAGCGCTTAGAAAATTAGAGTATGATCTTATTATAACAGGTCGTCAGGCTATAGATGGAGATACAGCACAAGTAGGTCCACAGATATCAGAGCATTTAGATATACCTGTTATCAGCTATGCACAGAAGATAGAGATAGATGGCGACAGTGTAGTGGTAGAGCGTCAGTTTGATGACAGATATCATGTATTGAAAGCAAAGATGCCGGTACTTGTTACAGCATTATCAGAGCTGAATGAGCCAAGATATATGACTCCTGGCGGTATTTTTGATGCATATGACAAAGAAGTTACTGTACTTTCAAGAGCAGACCTTATAGATGTAGATGATTCCAATATAGGACTTAAGGGATCACCAACTCAGATAGCAAAGGCATCTGACAAGGTAAGAAAGGGTGCAGGAGAGCAGGTAAACCTTGGTGCATCAGAATCTGTTGATTACATCATAGGCAAATTAAAAGAAACACATATCATCTAA
- a CDS encoding electron transfer flavoprotein subunit alpha/FixB family protein, with amino-acid sequence MRQNTEEYRGVFTFAQQVDGKLSSISLELIGKGKDLAADLNTEVTAVLLGSDVKGLVDELAEHGADKVIVVDDAKLKEYRTEPYTQALSAVINEFKPEIFIIGATAIGRDLGPRVSARVGTGLTADCTQLDIGDYPLVAVAGREQKHNQLLMTRPAFGGNTIATIACPENRPQMATVRPGVMQKKERVAGAKAEVIDFDAKLEENSKYVEILEIVKNAKTTEDIMAAKILVSGGRGVGSAENFKILKDLADALNATVSCSRAVVDAGWMPKDMQVGQTGKTVRPHLYFAIGISGAIQHLAGMEEGDIIIAINKDETAPIFSVADYGIVGDLNKIVPALTEKIKAELAKEN; translated from the coding sequence ATGAGACAAAATACAGAAGAATACAGGGGAGTGTTTACATTTGCCCAGCAGGTAGACGGCAAATTGAGCAGTATTTCTCTTGAGCTTATAGGAAAAGGTAAGGATTTAGCTGCTGACCTTAATACAGAAGTAACAGCAGTACTACTGGGATCTGATGTAAAAGGTCTGGTAGATGAGCTTGCAGAGCATGGTGCAGATAAAGTAATAGTAGTGGATGATGCTAAATTAAAAGAGTATCGTACAGAGCCATATACACAGGCATTATCAGCAGTTATAAATGAGTTTAAGCCTGAGATATTCATTATTGGAGCTACAGCAATAGGAAGAGATTTGGGACCTAGAGTATCAGCAAGAGTTGGAACAGGACTTACAGCAGACTGTACACAGCTTGATATAGGAGATTATCCATTAGTAGCAGTTGCAGGAAGAGAGCAGAAGCATAATCAGCTTCTTATGACAAGACCGGCATTTGGTGGAAACACAATAGCTACTATTGCATGCCCTGAGAACAGACCACAGATGGCAACAGTTCGTCCGGGTGTTATGCAAAAGAAGGAAAGAGTGGCAGGAGCAAAGGCAGAGGTAATAGACTTTGATGCTAAGCTGGAAGAGAACAGCAAGTATGTTGAGATCTTAGAGATAGTAAAGAATGCAAAGACAACAGAAGATATCATGGCTGCAAAGATTTTGGTATCAGGAGGTAGAGGAGTAGGTTCAGCAGAGAACTTTAAGATACTTAAGGATTTGGCTGATGCACTCAATGCAACTGTAAGCTGTTCAAGAGCGGTAGTAGATGCAGGTTGGATGCCAAAGGATATGCAGGTAGGACAGACAGGAAAGACGGTTCGTCCACATTTATATTTTGCAATAGGTATTTCAGGTGCAATACAGCATTTGGCAGGTATGGAAGAAGGTGATATCATTATCGCTATCAATAAAGATGAGACAGCACCTATCTTCAGTGTTGCTGACTATGGTATCGTAGGTGATTTGAACAAGATAGTTCCTGCACTTACAGAGAAAATTAAAGCTGAATTAGCTAAGGAAAATTAA
- a CDS encoding glycoside hydrolase family 10 protein produces MNIKTISFFGRIGRIFAIILVMSTLIATQVYASVTPIKRRENVQAATVPIVQPKELRGVWFSYIDWSEMPSDVEAFKQRADQVMSDIKNRGMNAIFCHVHSHSDSYGLKLKAFPLSKYMVTKNSSSTFDPLEYMLESAHKNGLAFHAWVNPYRVTNSMVQWGEVPESSIVKQWASNPDKQRNVLLHNGSYYLNPSSEEVRNYLVNSIREICENYAVDGIQFDDYFYPSLNNNDPAKSFDKPEYDASGSNLGITQWRRNNVSMLVKDVYKTVHQVRPQAVFGVSPVALLSSLRSNDSYFVDIDTWMVSNEYIDYIMPQLYHGFEAKNKKGESAPHAYENCLNSWVELKRKSNSSVKLCIGLGLYRTGKNIKDGNEVSEWLRYNDILLRQVKSARESGAVDGYGIFAYQNFREAPAAIELDNLQTVFN; encoded by the coding sequence ATGAATATTAAAACAATAAGCTTTTTTGGTCGTATTGGCAGAATATTTGCTATCATTTTGGTGATGAGTACTTTGATAGCAACACAGGTATATGCATCGGTTACCCCTATTAAGAGAAGGGAAAATGTTCAAGCTGCTACTGTACCCATTGTACAACCAAAGGAGCTGAGGGGAGTGTGGTTTTCGTATATTGACTGGAGTGAAATGCCATCTGATGTGGAAGCTTTCAAACAGCGTGCAGATCAGGTGATGTCTGATATTAAAAATCGTGGTATGAATGCTATATTTTGTCATGTACACAGCCATTCAGATAGTTATGGTTTGAAATTAAAGGCATTTCCTTTGTCAAAGTATATGGTTACAAAGAATTCGTCTTCTACATTTGATCCTCTAGAGTATATGTTAGAAAGTGCCCATAAAAATGGACTTGCCTTCCATGCATGGGTAAATCCTTACAGGGTGACAAATTCAATGGTTCAGTGGGGAGAGGTGCCGGAAAGTTCTATTGTAAAGCAGTGGGCGTCAAATCCTGACAAGCAAAGAAATGTACTCTTGCATAATGGAAGTTATTATTTAAATCCTTCGAGTGAAGAGGTTCGTAATTATTTAGTAAATTCAATACGTGAGATATGTGAAAATTATGCTGTAGATGGTATTCAGTTTGATGATTATTTTTATCCTTCATTAAATAACAATGATCCGGCAAAAAGCTTTGATAAGCCGGAATATGATGCATCAGGTAGCAATCTTGGTATTACACAGTGGAGAAGAAATAATGTTTCAATGTTGGTAAAAGATGTATACAAGACAGTTCATCAGGTGCGTCCTCAGGCTGTATTTGGAGTCAGTCCGGTAGCTCTTTTATCATCGCTTAGAAGTAATGATTCATACTTTGTAGATATTGATACATGGATGGTTTCAAATGAATATATTGACTATATAATGCCACAGCTCTACCATGGTTTTGAGGCAAAAAATAAAAAAGGTGAGTCTGCTCCACATGCGTATGAGAATTGTTTGAATAGTTGGGTTGAACTTAAAAGAAAGAGTAATAGTAGTGTAAAGTTATGTATAGGTCTTGGGCTGTATAGAACCGGAAAGAATATAAAGGATGGGAATGAAGTCTCAGAATGGCTAAGATACAATGATATTTTATTAAGACAGGTAAAGTCTGCTAGAGAGAGTGGAGCTGTTGACGGATATGGAATATTTGCATATCAAAACTTTAGAGAGGCACCTGCAGCCATTGAGTTGGATAATTTACAGACTGTATTTAATTAA